A part of bacterium genomic DNA contains:
- a CDS encoding transporter substrate-binding domain-containing protein, with protein MKRWKWAMGVLILGWILFMGAWTWAGETMDKIEKTGKIRIGFREDSIPFAFIDPKVGKHVGFSVDMAQLLVENLSKRFGKKIEIEPVTITTKTRIPMLVNGTIDVEMGSTTYTQEREDVVDFSLIFFFSETAFLVPKDSPIKVLSDLDGKRLGGAQGTTNLKAMEDMAKAGKIKPKEIVTVEGHAQGFLALKTGKIDAYATDRSLLMGLASKDEKPENWRTTDFAIAYEPYGYMMRENNSDFRDFVNNTILWSIKTGKFYEIYEKWMGPKGHTPIPMSQAYKDYLQLIVYPMGEDWWKKK; from the coding sequence ATGAAACGCTGGAAATGGGCTATGGGAGTCTTGATTTTGGGCTGGATCCTTTTCATGGGTGCTTGGACATGGGCCGGAGAAACCATGGACAAGATAGAGAAGACCGGCAAGATACGAATCGGGTTTAGGGAGGATTCCATACCCTTTGCCTTCATAGACCCCAAGGTGGGCAAACACGTAGGGTTCTCCGTGGACATGGCGCAACTGTTGGTGGAGAACCTCTCCAAACGTTTTGGGAAGAAGATAGAGATAGAACCTGTGACCATCACCACCAAGACCCGCATCCCCATGCTGGTAAACGGGACCATAGACGTGGAGATGGGCTCCACCACCTATACCCAGGAAAGGGAGGATGTGGTGGACTTCAGCCTCATCTTCTTCTTCTCTGAAACTGCCTTCCTGGTGCCCAAAGACAGCCCCATAAAGGTCTTGAGTGATCTGGACGGCAAGAGGTTGGGGGGCGCCCAGGGCACCACAAACCTGAAGGCCATGGAGGACATGGCCAAGGCAGGTAAGATAAAACCCAAGGAAATAGTGACCGTGGAAGGACATGCCCAGGGCTTCCTGGCCCTCAAGACAGGCAAGATAGATGCCTATGCCACTGACAGAAGCCTTCTCATGGGTTTGGCTTCCAAGGACGAGAAGCCAGAGAACTGGCGTACAACGGATTTCGCAATAGCCTATGAACCTTACGGTTACATGATGAGGGAGAACAACTCTGACTTCAGAGATTTTGTGAATAACACCATCCTATGGTCCATAAAGACCGGCAAGTTTTACGAGATATACGAGAAGTGGATGGGCCCCAAAGGGCATACTCCCATCCCCATGTCCCAGGCGTACAAGGATTACCTGCAGCTCATCGTGTACCCCATGGGCGAAGATTGGTGGAAGAAGAAATGA